The Kluyveromyces lactis strain NRRL Y-1140 chromosome B complete sequence genome contains a region encoding:
- the DAD1 gene encoding Dad1p (similar to uniprot|Q12248 Saccharomyces cerevisiae YDR016C DAD1 Essential protein component of the DASH complex involved in spindle integrity and kinetochore function interacts with Duo1p and Dam1p localizes to intranuclear spindles and kinetochore) — translation MTEEVQQLSTGDKYFIEQRSLILQEINESMDAILNQLNGLNITLENSIAVGKEFENVSQIWKLFYNGLESEEQNMETVGVADSEHITEDVNPEGK, via the coding sequence ATGACAGAAGAGGTTCAACAGCTATCGACAGGCGACAAATATTTCATCGAGCAAAGAAGTCTGATATTACAAGAGATCAACGAAAGCATGGATGCcattttgaatcaattaaaTGGGTTAAACATTACCCTTGAAAATAGTATAGCAGTCGGGaaggaatttgaaaacGTATCACAGATATGGAAACTGTTCTATAATGGGCTTGAGTCTGAAGAACAGAATATGGAGACGGTAGGAGTAGCAGATTCTGAACATATTACGGAGGATGTCAATCCTGAAGGGAAATAG
- a CDS encoding FluC/FEX family fluoride channel (similar to uniprot|Q08913 Saccharomyces cerevisiae YPL279C and similar to YOR390w): MGYRDAYRDNKRVINEKLYETLLVYLTFIPFTVLGTYTRLGIFRLSSYEPSYITATSTIWSNMVACFLFGAIRYADGIITIDSYTLPSLTTGFCGTASSFSSFILELFQHSTHSAISGAQYPNAGYGVMEFLSVLLIQLVASGGALVFGQTVARHLLNHYTSYHKKLQKFINYGGKLMRFACIPIVVSQIVLAIVFSGNSRFWTLDALFGIVGASIRFELSKHFNNRFNWFPMGTFLANIISSTLACVLFILRYGLKDGHPLVTNAEATSMVLYLLLGFCGSLSTLSTFVYEGNNMPITNACWYYFLSVGICFCVSIVITGTYAWTHGIQDIQGRIA, from the coding sequence ATGGGTTATAGGGACGCCTATCGTGATAATAAGCGCgttatcaatgaaaagCTGTATGAAACCCTGTTGGTTTATTTAACTTTCATTCCGTTTACTGTTCTTGGCACTTATACAAGGCTTGGAATATTCCGTTTGTCGTCATATGAACCGTCATACATCACTGCAACTTCTACAATATGGTCTAATATGGTAGCATGTTTCCTATTTGGTGCTATTAGATATGCTGATGGGATTATCACAATAGATTCATATACGTTACCTTCATTGACCACGGGATTCTGCGGTACCgcttcatcattttcatctttcataTTGGAATTGTTTCAACATTCCACGCATTCGGCTATCTCAGGTGCGCAGTACCCCAATGCTGGGTACGGTGTTATGGAATTCTTATCTGTGCTTCTGATTCAATTAGTTGCTTCTGGAGGAGCGCTCGTGTTTGGACAAACCGTCGCTCGACATCTTCTAAATCATTACACGAGCTATCATAAAAAGCTacaaaaattcatcaactaTGGCGGAAAGTTGATGAGATTCGCATGTATACCCATAGTGGTATCTCAAATAGTTCTTGCTATTGTATTTTCAGGCAACAGCAGGTTCTGGACACTTGATGCCCTATTCGGAATTGTTGGAGCTAGTATTCGGTTCGAATTATCAAAGCATTTCAACAATAGGTTCAACTGGTTCCCAATGGGAACTTTTTTGGCAAACATTATCAGCTCGACATTGGCTTGCGTTCTGTTCATCTTAAGGTACGGTTTGAAGGACGGGCATCCTCTCGTTACAAACGCTGAGGCTACCTCGATGGTCTTGTATTTGTTGTTGGGGTTCTGTGGTAGCCTGAGTACGCTAAGCACTTTCGTATATGAGGGCAACAATATGCCTATCACGAACGCATGCTGGTACTATTTCCTTTCAGTTGGTATCTGTTTCTGTGTGTCCATTGTGATCACCGGAACATACGCTTGGACGCACGGAATTCAAGACATCCAAGGTCGAATTGCATAG
- the PDX3 gene encoding pyridoxamine-phosphate oxidase PDX3 (highly similar to uniprot|P38075 Saccharomyces cerevisiae YBR035C PDX3 Pyridoxine (pyridoxamine) phosphate oxidase has homologs in E. coli and Myxococcus xanthus transcription is under the general control of nitrogen metabolism), translating to MADDTKTPIIFAPETYQYDKFSLDESTIEKDPIGQFTKWFNQAKEDPTEMIPESVAFATAELPSGKVSCRILLFKELDDRGFTIYSNWETSRKADDIKSNPQAALTFFWKNLQRQVRVEGFTEHVSRETSERYFKTRPRNSKIGAWSSPQSQVIDNREELNTLLQENQEKFKDADDVECPQFWGGIRVVPLRIEFWQGRASRLHDRLVFERKSENDEWELVRLAP from the coding sequence ATGGCTGACGATACCAAGACCCCAATCATTTTCGCACCGGAGACCTACCAGTATGATAAGTTTTCCCTGGATGAAAGCACCATTGAGAAGGACCCTATTGGACAATTTACGAAATGGTTCAATCAAGCTAAAGAGGATCCAACTGAAATGATTCCGGAATCAGTTGCCTTTGCTACAGCAGAACTACCATCTGGCAAAGTTTCTTGTAGAATTTTGTTGTTCAAGGAATTGGACGATAGAGGCTTCACTATTTATTCAAACTGGGAAACTTCGAGAAAGGCTGATGATATCAAGAGTAACCCACAGGCTGCATTGACATTCTTCTGGAAGAATTTACAAAGACAGGTTCGTGTTGAAGGTTTCACTGAGCATGTCTCGAGAGAGACCTCAGAGCGTTATTTCAAGACTAGACCAAGAAACTCCAAAATAGGGGCCTGGTCCTCTCCGCAATCACAAGTCATTGATAACAGAGAGGAATTGAACACTTTACTGCAAGAAAATCAGgagaaattcaaagacGCAGATGATGTGGAATGCCCTCAGTTCTGGGGTGGTATCAGAGTTGTTCCATTGAGAATTGAATTCTGGCAAGGAAGGGCCAGTCGTTTGCATGATCGTTTGGTCTTTGAGAGAAAGTCCGAAAATGATGAATGGGAGCTTGTCAGATTGGCTCCATGA
- the RAD61 gene encoding Rad61p (weakly similar to uniprot|Q99359 Saccharomyces cerevisiae YDR014W RAD61 Protein of unknown function mutation confers radiation sensitivity), which translates to MKTRVYGHYGKFQALARRHLNKKDNELSDEDNFTSTDEEETSLSTDLDRTYETSPMAPVREEYVSSSHKYESFENRDSKTIEADPFDILDGMGSTSMKKKRKVTRLHKRITVDNDDMKDVEEAVDNDSEIHEFQSTIDSISSMISSLKDSDDVISTYSQIQCLKVVSTSAVSQVRYGRTRTLLKKEFQSDEELQEEASNVDEDDENNEGILDAQHHNTSFNDSNSVIHVNQLKTLGEGLKFEDDLDFLPFTTSDEKLFVVKLISCCLLLLNNTELTSYTQKYKSNEVWNWFLQQINPENNVMSYLQLWIANLVPLPRSAPQWQQLSPLLMTCSSLTENPKLIEGSKITKLNYTDFVQRAETNPQDLTFTLWEFHLDPNSNEFSKLIESLNNPTPRLFVLVEQHLDKFITEEMMTNLYPKMLYYLSSYIEDICTIKIMVKLTNHAFFLSLLSPLEKVKIVRACLSYIIKVREKIESEQDTDDIVILQLGLVLNIVAKDTIKIENSITQQIQDMIGQSKSESFLKQLLALVFVLHTNTTEWNHDLSTTASITKLLKNLSNDMKDTNETIYNNVQTALTILKKA; encoded by the coding sequence ATGAAGACGAGAGTTTATGGTCACTATGGGAAATTTCAAGCCTTGGCGAGGCGAcatttgaataaaaaagaCAATGAGTTAAGCGATGAGGACAATTTCACTTCAACTGACGAGGAAGAAACAAGTTTATCAACAGATTTAGATAGAACTTATGAGACTTCTCCCATGGCTCCTGTCAGAGAAGAGTATGTGTCTTCCTCTCATAAATACGAGTCATTTGAAAACCGTGATTCAAAGACAATTGAAGCTGATCCATTCGATATTTTGGATGGTATGGGGTCGACATctatgaagaagaaacgtAAAGTGACAAGGCTTCATAAACGAATAACAGTCGACAATGACGATATGaaagatgttgaagaagctgttgATAATGATTCTGAGATTCATGAGTTTCAAAGTACAATTGACAGTATCTCCTCGATGATTTCGTCATTGAAAGACTCCGACGATGTAATATCGACTTATAGCCAAATTCAATGTCTTAAAGTGGTCTCCACTTCAGCAGTGAGCCAGGTGAGATACGGAAGAACACGTacattattgaaaaaagagTTTCAAAGTGATGAAGAGCtacaagaagaagcatCAAATGTcgatgaggatgatgaaaataatgaagGTATTTTGGATGCTCAACATCACAATACTTCTTTTAATGATTCCAATTCCGTCATTCACGTTAATCAATTAAAAACACTCGGAGAAGGGCTTAAGTTCGAAGATGATCTGGATTTCTTACCATTCACTACTAGTGATGAAAAGTTATTTGTCGTAAAACTGATTAGCTGTTGTTTACTATTACTCAACAATACAGAGTTGACAAGTTATACTCAAAAGTATAAAAGCAATGAAGTATGGAACTGGTTTTTGCAGCAAATTAACCCTGAGAACAATGTCATGAGTTATTTACAACTTTGGATTGCTAATTTAGTACCACTGCCGCGAAGTGCCCCTCAATGGCAACAGTTATCACCTCTCCTAATGACTTGTTCCTCTCTTACAGAAAATCCAAAACTTATTGAGGGTTCAAAGATTACGAAATTAAACTACACGGATTTTGTTCAGCGGGCTGAAACAAATCCCCAAGATCTCACATTTACACTATGGGAGTTTCACCTAGACCCAAACAGTAATGAATTCAGTAAATTGATCGAGTCATTGAATAATCCTACGCCAAGGTTATTTGTTCTGGTTGAACAGCATTTAGATAAATTTATTACAGAAGAGATGATGACAAATTTATACCCAAAGATGTTATATTATTTATCCTCATATATTGAGGATATCTGCACTATCAAAATTATGGTAAAATTGACTAACCATGCATTTTTTCTGAGTCTACTTTCTCCATTGGAAAAGGTAAAAATTGTACGTGCTTGTCTCTCATACATCATTAAAGTGAGAGAAAAGATAGAATCAGAGCAGGATACTGACGACAttgtaattcttcaacTGGGTTTGGTGCTTAATATTGTGGCAAAAGATACAATCAAGATCGAAAATTCCATAACTCAGCAAATACAAGACATGATCGGACAGTCAAAGAGCGAAAGCTTCCTAAAACAATTACTGGCATTAGTATTTGTACTGCATACCAATACTACCGAGTGGAACCATGATCTTTCCACCACAGCTTCAATCACTaagttattgaagaatctCTCAAACGACATGAAGGACACCAACGAAACCATCTATAACAATGTCCAAACTGCATTAACTATACTGAAGAAGGCATAA
- the PSF1 gene encoding DNA replication protein PSF1 (highly similar to uniprot|Q12488 Saccharomyces cerevisiae YDR013W PSF1 Subunit of the GINS complex (Sld5p Psf1p Psf2p Psf3p) which binds to DNA replication origins and facilitates assembly of the DNA replication machinery): MYGDLANKLILEAKRTQQLSQAGFNKQQLPVYQDELVRGILKEVGSLKKNVDYLREQQLTDQDNKVAQCQYVVAMLSMERNKRCLLAYQKMRSEMLDSMVWDNNGMEFSSAISNHPNLSSFDSSVLSHAEQEYLKEYAQLLTELKSGELSEIDLTGMLQPPSDVFIDVRVLKDAGQIETEYGVFNLIKDSQFFVRQSDVERLIQQGYLQKI, translated from the coding sequence ATGTACGGAGATCTCGCTAACAAGTTGATACTAGAAGCAAAGAGAACGCAACAGTTATCTCAAGCTGGATTCAACAAACAGCAATTACCAGTATATCAAGACGAGCTAGTCCGTGGCATCCTGAAAGAGGTTGGATCCCTCAAGAAGAACGTGGATTACCTACGAGAACAGCAGCTTACTGATCAGGATAACAAAGTCGCTCAATGCCAGTACGTCGTTGCTATGCTTTCGatggaaagaaacaaaagatgtCTATTAGCATACCAAAAGATGAGAAGTGAGATGCTAGACTCAATGGTTTGGGATAACAACGGGATGGAATTTTCTTCTGCCATATCAAACCACCCGAATCTATCATCGTTTGATTCCTCTGTTTTATCACATGCAGAACAAGAGTATCTCAAAGAGTATGCACAACTACTTACCGAATTGAAATCGGGAGAACTCTCAGAAATCGATTTGACTGGGATGTTACAACCGCCGAGCGATGTGTTCATCGACGTACGAGTATTGAAAGATGCAGGACAAATAGAAACAGAGTACGGTGTATTCAACCTGATTAAAGATTCCCAATTTTTCGTCAGACAATCCGACGTCGAAAGACTTATACAACAAGGATATCTGCAGAAGATATAG
- the HMT1 gene encoding protein-arginine omega-N methyltransferase HMT1 (highly similar to uniprot|P38074 Saccharomyces cerevisiae YBR034C HMT1 Nuclear SAM-dependent mono- and asymmetric arginine dimethylating methyltransferase that modifies hnRNPs including Npl3p and Hrp1p thus facilitating nuclear export of these proteins required for viability of npl3 mutants), giving the protein MSKTDVTDSATQKKELNEYEQHYFTSYDHFGIHEEMLQDTVRTLSYRNAIAQNKDFFKGKVVLDVGCGTGILSMFAAKNGAKHVIGVDMSSIIEMAKQIVELNGLSDKITLLRGKLEDVVLPYKKVDIIISEWMGYFLLYESMLDTVLYARDNYLVEGGLIFPDKCSIHIAGLEDSKYKGEKLNFWQDVYGFDYSPFIPLVKREPLVDTVENSSVNTTKCKLIEFDLNTVTIPDLAFHSKFKLQAKRQDFINGLISWFDIEFPAPKGNKPVTFSTGAHATYTHWKQTVFYLEDDLECEANDILEGELTCLPNKDNNRDLDIKIVYNFKASGPDGKERSRKGTNTYLMH; this is encoded by the coding sequence ATGTCCAAGACTGATGTCACTGATTCTGCTACGcagaaaaaagaattgaacgaGTATGAACAACACTATTTCACCTCTTATGACCATTTCGGTATTCATGAAGAGATGTTGCAAGATACTGTGCGTACGCTTTCGTACCGTAACGCTATAGCCCAAAATAAGGACTTCTTTAAAGGTAAGGTTGTCCTAGATGTTGGATGCGGTACTGGTATTCTATCTATGTTTGCTGCAAAGAACGGTGCTAAGCATGTCATTGGTGTTGATATGTCTAGTATTATTGAAATGGCTAAGcaaattgttgaattgaatgGTCTTTCAGACAAGATCACTTTGTTACGTGGTAAATTGGAAGACGTTGTGTTGCCTTATAAGAAGGttgatatcattatttCCGAATGGATGGGTTACTTCTTATTATACGAATCCATGTTGGATACCGTGTTGTATGCACGTGATAACTACTTGGTCGAAGGTGGGTTGATCTTCCCTGACAAGTGTTCCATTCACATTGCTGGTCTTGAAGATTCTAAGTATAAGGGCGAAAAGCTGAACTTTTGGCAAGACGTTTATGGGTTCGATTACTCACCATTTATCCCATTGGTGAAAAGAGAACCTTTGGTCGATACAGTGGAAAACAGTTCTGTTAATACTACCAAATGTAAATTAATCGAATTTGATCTTAATACAGTGACTATCCCAGATTTGGCATTCCACAGCAAGTTTAAATTGCAGGCAAAGAGACAAGATTTCATTAATGGGTTGATTTCATGGTTCGATATTGAATTCCCAGCACCAAAGGGTAACAAACCTGTCACTTTCTCCACTGGTGCCCATGCTACATACACCCATTGGAAACAAACCGTCTTCTATTTGGAAGACGATTTGGAATGTGAAGCTAATGATATCCTAGAAGGTGAATTGACCTGTTTACCAAACAAAGATAACAACAGagatttggatatcaaGATCGTGTACAATTTCAAGGCCTCTGGTCCAGACGGTAAAGAAAGGTCAAGAAAGGGTACCAACACTTACTTGATGCATTAA
- a CDS encoding 60S ribosomal protein uL4 (highly similar to uniprot|P49626 Saccharomyces cerevisiae YDR012W RPL4B Protein component of the large (60S) ribosomal subunit, nearly identical to Rpl4Ap) yields the protein MSIPQVAVLSLNGETTSTDLPLPAVFRAPIRPDIVHSVFTSVNKNKRQAYAVSEKAGHQTSAESWGTGRAVARIPRVGGGGTHRSGQAAFGNMCRGGRMFAPTKTWRKWNVKVNQNEKRYATASAIAASAVPSLVLARGHRVEKVPSIPLVVSDDLQSIQKTKEAVAALKAVGAHSDVIKVVKSKKLRAGKGKYRNRRFTQRRGPLVVYSEDNGVVKAFRNVPGVETANVASLGLLQLAPGAHLGRFVIWTQSAFSKLDQIWGSETVASVKAGYALPSNIISTSDVTRIINSTEIQSVLRAAGQATQKRTHVQKKNPLKNKQVLLRLNPYAKVFAAEKLGSKKVDQANKIKPSATALETLKHD from the coding sequence ATGTCTATTCCTCAAGTTGCAGTTCTATCTTTGAACGGTGAGACCACCTCTACCGATTTGCCATTGCCAGCCGTTTTCCGTGCTCCAATTCGTCCAGATATCGTTCACTCTGTGTTCACATCTgtcaacaagaacaagagacAAGCTTATGCTGTTTCCGAAAAGGCTGGTCACCAAACCTCTGCTGAATCTTGGGGTACTGGTCGTGCTGTTGCCCGTATTCCACGtgttggtggtggtggtacCCACAGATCCGGTCAAGCTGCTTTCGGTAACATGTGTCGTGGTGGTCGTATGTTCGCTCCAACCAAGACCTGGAGAAAGTGGAACGTTAAGGTTAACCAAAACGAAAAGAGATACGCTACTGCTTCTGCTATTGCTGCCTCTGCTGTTCCATCTTTGGTTTTGGCCAGAGGTCACAGAGTCGAAAAGGTTCCATCCATCCCATTGGTTGTTTCCGACGACTTGCAATCCATCCAAAAGACCAAAGAAGCTGTTGCTGCTTTGAAGGCTGTTGGTGCTCACTCCGACGTCATCAAGGTCGTCAAGTCCAAGAAGCTAAGAGCTGGTAAGGGTAAGtacagaaacagaagattCACTCAAAGAAGAGGTCCATTGGTTGTCTACTCCGAAGACAACGGTGTTGTCAAGGCTTTCAGAAACGTTCCAGGTGTTGAAACCGCTAACGTTGCCTCTTTAGGTTTGTTGCAATTGGCTCCAGGTGCTCACTTGGGTAGATTCGTTATCTGGACTCAATCCGCTTTCTCCAAGTTGGACCAAATCTGGGGTTCCGAAACCGTTGCCTCTGTCAAGGCTGGTTACGCTTTGCCATCTAACATCATCTCTACTTCCGATGTTACCAGAATCATCAACTCCACTGAAATTCAATCTGTCTTGAGAGCCGCTGGTCAAGCCACTCAAAAGCGTACTCACGTCCAAAAGAAGAACccattgaagaacaagcaAGTCTTGTTGAGATTGAACCCATACGCTAAGGTCTTCGCCGCCGAAAAGTTGGGTTCCAAGAAGGTCGACCAAGCTAACAAGATCAAGCCATCTGCTACTGCTTTGGAAACCTTGAAGCACGATTAA
- the RKM3 gene encoding protein-lysine N-methyltransferase (weakly similar to uniprot|P38222 Saccharomyces cerevisiae YBR030W): MSNTDSSDTDDILTFVLESKGFFHTAGCEIRRSDYGGLGVFALKDLKEDTVLLRIPKSSVFTAENSSIANLLVDSEVKGMLALNIAYIYEVFIFQVESHWYKYLKSISHRQNGSLYLPPAYWEDNEKILLKNTALDVVFEALSPQEEIENGFKVGIALSRKWNEEFGLKIPYLFDFNLEDQKQVSSNFKEFAAIAFAISSRVFEIDNYHDSGLVAIADLFNHHATRPDVRFESMYDVCDMCGELGDCKHVIAETKALDMEMEQRTQRITPRETGTISLSVIEELERELDPSDSESVEETVSDENAEETPEAIMPKNIDTDECVDIILSNDVKAGEEIFNSYGDHSNSYLLARYGFCIEDNPHDVVDLSEELVEYGQKNSKRIGDRMEWWEDEVHAVYKEWYEATREESEEEEEEEEGEEGEEEENENESPASDSDSTSSELSSEETPEENDAWGYVHLKHSGKPNDVLLAILNLLTMSPSMYKNLSSARGDVEKLAKKLPLLEAKLSGDGKRLLKQICAAKKYAKLPSDLKTYNLQQIELLINSEKQILNRVR; encoded by the coding sequence ATGTCTAATACAGACTCCAGTGATACAGATGATATTCTAACATTTGTACTGGAATCCAAGGGGTTTTTCCACACTGCCGGCTGTGAGATTAGAAGATCTGATTATGGTGGTTTAGGAGTGTTTGCATTAAAGGATTTGAAGGAGGACACTGTACTCCTTAGGATTCCGAAATCTTCTGTTTTCACTGCAGAAAATAGTAGCATTGCCAATCTACTGGTTGATAGCGAGGTAAAAGGCATGTTGGCATTAAACATTGCATATATTTATGAAGTATTCATATTTCAAGTTGAAAGCCATTGGTacaaatatttgaagagcATTTCACACAGACAAAATGGGAGTCTATATCTTCCACCGGCATACTGGGAAGATAATGAGAAAATTTTGCTGAAGAATACTGCATTGGATGTTGTATTCGAGGCGTTGTCTCCACAAGAAGAGATAGAAAATGGTTTCAAAGTTGGTATTGCATTATCCCGTAAGTGGAACGAAGAATTTGGGCTGAAAATACCGTATTTGTTCGACTTCAATTTAGAAGATCAGAAGCAAGTCTCTTCGAATTTTAAAGAATTTGCTGCTATAGCATTCGCCATATCGTCAAGAGTATTTGAGATCGACAACTATCATGATTCTGGATTAGTTGCCATAGCAGACCTTTTTAACCATCACGCAACGAGGCCCGACGTAAGGTTTGAGAGCATGTATGATGTGTGCGATATGTGTGGGGAATTAGGGGATTGCAAGCATGTGATTGCTGAGACGAAGGCATTGGATATGGAGATGGAACAGAGAACTCAAAGAATAACACCAAGGGAAACCGGGACAATAAGCTTGTCAGTTATTGAAGAGTTAGAAAGAGAATTAGACCCTTCAGATTCAGAATCTGTGGAGGAAACTGTTTCTGATGAGAATGCAGAAGAAACTCCTGAGGCAATAATGCCCAAGAACATTGATACTGATGAATGTGTAGATatcattctttcaaacGATGTCAAAGCGGgagaagaaatattcaacTCGTATGGTGACCATTCCAACTCGTACCTATTAGCCAGGTACGGATTTTGCATCGAGGATAATCCACACGATGTAGTTGATTTATCGGAAGAGTTGGTGGAGTATGGACAAAAGAATTCCAAACGGATTGGAGATAGGATGGAATGGTGGGAGGATGAAGTACATGCGGTGTACAAAGAGTGGTACGAGGCAACAAGAGAGGAGTCagaagaggaggaagaGGAGGAAGAGGGAGAAGAGGGAGAAGAGGAGGAGAACGAGAACGAGTCCCCAGCCTCCGACTCTGATTCGACGTCCTCAGAACTTTCTTCGGAAGAAACcccagaagaaaatgacgCCTGGGGATACGTCCACCTAAAACACTCCGGAAAACCGAATGATGTGCTCCTAGCTATCTTGAACCTACTGACAATGTCTCCATCAATGTACAAGAACCTTTCGAGCGCCAGAGGAGATGTAGAGAAACTTGCCAAGAAACTACCACTGTTGGAAGCCAAACTATCAGGCGACGGGAAAAGGTTACTGAAACAAATATGTGCTGCCAAGAAGTACGCAAAACTGCCGTCAGACCTTAAAACTTACAACTTGCAACAAATAGAATTACTGATAAACTCTGAGAAGCAGATCCTAAATCGAGTCAGGTAG
- the MRP49 gene encoding mitochondrial 54S ribosomal protein mL61 (similar to uniprot|P32388 Saccharomyces cerevisiae YKL167C MRP49 Mitochondrial ribosomal protein of the large subunit not essential for mitochondrial translation), producing the protein MSGIVKQQKFLNKISATTVKPQIILDVSKYSALNVKFQYQNFNGHMGARKFWHEFLPSLQFYNPALPINVTRIRNDDKKVDVPCILEAIGSDGKVVAEVSMKHKHSSEIMDEVLQKLEHKRVPQEEIIKV; encoded by the coding sequence ATGTCAGGAATCGTTaaacaacaaaaatttttgaacaagatCAGTGCGACTACCGTGAAACCTCAAATTATATTAGATGTATCGAAGTACAGTGCATTGAATGTGAAGTTCCAGTATCAGAATTTCAATGGCCATATGGGTGCCCGTAAGTTCTGGCACGAGTTTTTGCCTTCTCTGCAGTTTTACAACCCTGCGTTGCCAATCAATGTGACCAGAATTAGAAACGATGATAAAAAAGTCGATGTACCATGCATACTAGAAGCTATTGGATCCGATGGGAAGGTTGTAGCTGAAGTTTCAATGAAGCACAAACACTCATCTGAAATTATGGATGAAGTGCTACAGAAATTGGAACACAAAAGAGTACCCCAGgaagaaataataaagGTATGA